The following coding sequences are from one Kosakonia sp. H02 window:
- a CDS encoding DUF2158 domain-containing protein, which yields MVFVVSDEVQAKNGGPRMIVTGYASGMVECRWYDGYGVKREAFREDELMPGDGRIIHEQA from the coding sequence ATGGTCTTTGTGGTCAGCGATGAAGTTCAGGCTAAAAATGGTGGTCCGCGCATGATTGTCACTGGTTACGCCAGCGGTATGGTGGAGTGTCGGTGGTATGACGGCTATGGGGTCAAACGGGAAGCCTTTCGTGAAGATGAACTGATGCCTGGCGACGGGCGGATAATTCACGAACAAGCATAA
- a CDS encoding very short patch repair endonuclease: MADVHNKETRSKNMRAIATRDTAIEKRLAGCLESLGLDFRVQDATLPGRPDFIIDAYRCVIFTHGCFWHRHNCYLFKVPATRTDFWLEKIGKNVARDARDCTLLLEQGWRVLIVWECALRGKLKLSDNALGERLEEWICEGQQTAQIDTQGIHALSITSPPRTA; this comes from the coding sequence ATGGCGGATGTACACAATAAAGAGACGCGCAGCAAAAATATGCGTGCCATCGCCACGCGCGATACCGCCATCGAGAAACGGCTTGCCGGATGCCTTGAATCACTGGGGCTCGACTTTCGCGTACAGGACGCCACCTTACCGGGGCGTCCTGATTTTATTATTGATGCCTACCGCTGCGTTATTTTTACCCACGGCTGCTTCTGGCACCGTCACAACTGTTATCTCTTTAAAGTCCCGGCCACACGCACCGACTTCTGGTTGGAAAAAATCGGCAAAAACGTTGCGCGGGACGCGCGCGACTGCACCCTGTTGCTTGAACAGGGCTGGCGGGTGCTGATTGTCTGGGAATGTGCGCTGCGTGGAAAGCTGAAGCTAAGCGATAACGCGCTCGGTGAAAGGCTGGAAGAGTGGATCTGCGAGGGGCAACAAACCGCGCAGATCGACACCCAGGGCATTCATGCTCTGTCGATTACTTCTCCGCCTCGCACGGCGTAA
- the dsrB gene encoding protein DsrB translates to MKVNDRVTVKTDGGPRRPGVVLAVEAFNEGTMYLVSLEDYPLGIWFFNEKGHPDGVFVELDG, encoded by the coding sequence ATGAAGGTTAACGATCGGGTTACGGTCAAAACGGACGGAGGTCCACGCCGTCCGGGAGTGGTATTGGCTGTTGAGGCATTCAATGAAGGTACGATGTACCTGGTTTCACTTGAAGATTACCCGCTCGGTATCTGGTTCTTTAATGAAAAAGGCCACCCGGATGGGGTATTTGTCGAATTAGATGGTTAA
- a CDS encoding mannosyl-3-phosphoglycerate phosphatase-related protein yields the protein MPSLDDPLLIFTDVDGTLLDSHTGEWQAAAGWLTRLRERQIPVILCSSKTAAEMLALQKILQLQGLPFIAENGAVIQLAEEWQDNEHYPRIMTGAPHSEITQVLTQLRKKYDWKFTTFDELDEHVLAEVTGLPLVQASLAKLQEASETLIWRDNDAQMAAFDEALSRLGLRFVQGARFWHVLDERGGKDQAVNWLTRQYRHYQGKRALTVGLGDGPNDAPLLDSVDYAIVVRGLNREGVQLRQDKPERVYHTELEGAAGWREGLDHLFGVSSAAQT from the coding sequence ATGCCGAGCCTGGACGACCCGTTACTGATTTTTACCGATGTCGATGGCACCTTGCTGGATAGCCACACGGGTGAATGGCAGGCCGCTGCTGGCTGGCTTACCCGTCTGCGCGAGCGGCAGATCCCGGTCATTTTATGCAGCAGCAAAACGGCTGCCGAGATGCTTGCGCTGCAAAAAATCTTGCAGTTGCAGGGGTTGCCGTTTATCGCGGAAAACGGCGCGGTGATCCAGCTTGCCGAAGAGTGGCAGGACAACGAGCACTATCCGCGCATTATGACCGGTGCGCCTCATAGCGAAATCACCCAGGTTCTTACCCAGTTACGTAAAAAGTACGACTGGAAATTCACCACGTTTGATGAACTCGACGAACATGTGCTGGCGGAAGTGACCGGCCTGCCGCTGGTGCAAGCGAGCCTTGCTAAGTTGCAGGAAGCGTCGGAAACGCTGATTTGGCGCGATAACGATGCGCAGATGGCGGCCTTTGATGAAGCGCTCTCCCGATTAGGCCTGCGGTTTGTACAGGGCGCGCGGTTCTGGCATGTGCTGGATGAGCGCGGCGGAAAAGATCAGGCGGTAAACTGGCTGACCCGGCAATATCGCCATTATCAGGGCAAACGCGCCTTGACGGTGGGACTGGGCGACGGTCCGAACGATGCTCCCCTGCTGGATAGCGTGGATTACGCGATTGTGGTGCGAGGCCTTAACCGCGAAGGCGTTCAGCTACGTCAGGATAAGCCTGAGCGGGTGTACCATACCGAGCTGGAAGGCGCGGCGGGCTGGCGCGAAGGGTTGGATCATCTGTTCGGGGTTTCATCGGCGGCGCAAACCTGA
- the rcsA gene encoding transcriptional regulator RcsA, with translation MSTIIMDLCSYTRLGLTGYLTSRGIKKREINDVLTVDQLETACTTLQPSVVFINEDCFIHDPSSSQHIKQVINQHPRTLFIVFMAIANIHFDEYLLVRKNLLISSKSIKPESLDNILGDYLNKERKSVGTINLPTLSLSRTESSMLKMWMSGQDTIQISDQMNIKAKTVSSHKGNIKRKIKTHNKQVIYHVVRLTDNVTSGIFVNMR, from the coding sequence ATGTCAACGATTATTATGGATTTATGCAGTTATACCCGGTTGGGATTAACAGGGTATCTGACAAGCCGGGGGATAAAAAAACGAGAAATCAATGATGTGTTAACTGTTGATCAACTCGAAACAGCTTGCACCACGCTTCAGCCATCTGTGGTGTTTATTAATGAGGACTGCTTTATCCATGACCCAAGCAGCAGTCAGCACATAAAGCAAGTCATTAATCAGCATCCCCGTACGCTGTTTATTGTGTTTATGGCCATTGCGAATATTCATTTTGATGAATACCTGTTAGTCCGTAAGAACCTGCTCATCAGTTCAAAGTCAATCAAGCCGGAGTCACTGGATAATATTCTGGGAGATTACCTGAATAAAGAGAGGAAAAGCGTGGGAACCATTAATTTACCCACACTTTCACTAAGTCGCACCGAGTCCAGCATGTTGAAAATGTGGATGTCGGGGCAGGATACAATTCAAATCTCCGATCAGATGAATATTAAAGCGAAAACGGTATCATCACATAAGGGAAATATTAAAAGGAAAATTAAAACGCATAATAAACAAGTGATCTATCATGTAGTACGGCTAACAGATAATGTTACCAGCGGTATATTTGTTAATATGCGTTAA
- a CDS encoding DUF808 domain-containing protein yields the protein MAGSSLLTLLDDIATLLDDISVMGKVAAKKTAGVLGDDLSLNAQQVTGVRANRELPVVWGVARGSLLNKVILVPLALLISAFIPWAITPLLMLGGAFLCFEGVEKVLHTFEARKHKESPEARQKRLEALAAQDPKQFEKDKIKGAIRTDFILSAEIVAITLGIVADAPLLNQVLILSGIALLVTIGVYGLVGIIVKLDDMGYWLVEKNGALAQGLGKGLLIIAPWLMKILSVVGTLAMFLVGGGIVVHGIAPLHHAIEHFAGTQNALLQALTPMVANLLIGFIIGAIVVAIVKGIARLRGKEA from the coding sequence TTGGCAGGAAGTAGTTTATTAACCTTACTCGATGATATTGCCACCTTGCTGGATGACATTTCGGTGATGGGCAAAGTCGCCGCGAAAAAGACCGCGGGCGTACTGGGTGACGATCTCTCGCTCAATGCGCAGCAAGTGACCGGCGTGCGCGCCAACCGTGAATTACCGGTAGTCTGGGGCGTGGCGCGCGGCTCGTTACTGAATAAAGTCATACTGGTTCCCCTCGCGCTACTGATAAGCGCCTTTATTCCGTGGGCGATCACCCCCTTGCTGATGCTCGGCGGCGCGTTTTTGTGTTTTGAAGGGGTGGAAAAAGTGCTTCATACCTTTGAAGCACGCAAGCACAAAGAGAGCCCCGAAGCGCGCCAGAAGCGGTTAGAAGCGCTGGCGGCGCAGGATCCTAAGCAGTTTGAAAAAGACAAAATCAAAGGCGCAATACGCACAGACTTCATTCTGTCGGCGGAGATTGTCGCCATTACGCTCGGCATCGTTGCCGACGCGCCGCTGCTCAACCAGGTGCTGATCCTCTCCGGCATTGCGCTGCTGGTGACCATCGGCGTTTATGGCCTGGTGGGCATTATCGTCAAGCTTGACGATATGGGTTACTGGCTGGTGGAGAAGAACGGCGCGCTGGCGCAGGGGCTGGGAAAAGGGCTGTTAATTATTGCCCCGTGGCTAATGAAGATCCTCTCGGTCGTCGGGACGCTGGCGATGTTTCTGGTGGGCGGCGGGATTGTGGTCCACGGCATTGCGCCGTTACATCACGCCATTGAACATTTTGCCGGCACGCAAAATGCGCTGCTGCAAGCGTTAACGCCGATGGTGGCTAACTTGCTGATCGGCTTTATTATCGGCGCGATTGTGGTGGCCATCGTGAAAGGGATTGCGCGTTTACGCGGCAAGGAAGCATAA
- the dgcQ gene encoding cellulose biosynthesis regulator diguanylate cyclase DgcQ has product MRQSSVVNVSGPHHHGKRYFNPTWVVNLCFVIVMVTSTVLTWREVIVLEGAYATSQRSALENVSNALDMQMQVGIGRLLFFRHTMEAALQTPLGLNILKKRSEEFEQKRALPQWQIGVDNARTLPVYGVSDYFVTQTRLLNRDNDDLHNELTAAIELGYLFRLSSHALMLPRRAWYVSRAGFFITTDTVSNEQAIVPTYYHLLMRPWFSGQQLQENRARGVRWFADSAPESASGSNVTASVPLDYHGYWFGVLVMSFPVDAINLLLTSARQGAHGQERGEYQLYDINFRLLTSTLPTDAVEGTFTSKERALLDAQMAQDTLGGLRLGSRYVSWQKLKHFGGTLLRIHTLREGITGDFGRISIVMAVLWLLFMAMLVVAWGVIRRMVKNMYSMQSTLQWQAWYDPLTRLCNRGALFERAKALSQLARAQKLPFAVIQVDLDHFKSVNDRFGHQAGDRVLSHTAGLISGTLGEQDVAGRVGGEEFCILLPGSTLEQATQIAEHIRQRIGGKEILIHKHTTMRISASFGVSDAFGENNYDFEHLQSVADRRLYRAKNNGRNQVCAADETPNR; this is encoded by the coding sequence GTGCGGCAGTCCAGTGTCGTAAACGTGTCCGGGCCTCATCACCACGGCAAGCGCTATTTCAATCCGACATGGGTGGTGAACCTCTGTTTTGTCATCGTTATGGTCACCTCGACGGTGCTCACCTGGCGTGAAGTGATTGTGCTGGAGGGTGCCTATGCCACCAGTCAGCGCAGTGCGCTGGAAAATGTCAGCAACGCGCTGGATATGCAAATGCAGGTCGGCATCGGCAGGCTGCTCTTTTTCCGCCATACGATGGAGGCCGCGCTGCAAACGCCGCTGGGTTTGAACATCCTGAAGAAACGGAGCGAAGAGTTTGAACAAAAGCGTGCGCTGCCGCAGTGGCAAATCGGCGTGGATAACGCCAGAACGCTGCCTGTTTACGGCGTCTCTGACTATTTCGTCACGCAAACCAGGTTGCTCAACCGCGATAATGACGACCTGCACAATGAACTGACCGCCGCCATTGAACTGGGTTACCTGTTCCGTCTCTCTTCCCACGCCCTGATGCTGCCGCGCCGCGCCTGGTACGTCTCGCGTGCCGGTTTTTTCATTACCACCGACACCGTCAGCAACGAACAGGCGATTGTCCCGACGTACTATCACTTACTGATGCGCCCGTGGTTTAGCGGGCAACAACTTCAGGAAAATCGTGCCCGTGGTGTGCGCTGGTTTGCCGATTCGGCCCCGGAAAGCGCGAGCGGGAGCAACGTCACGGCCAGCGTGCCGCTTGATTATCACGGCTACTGGTTTGGCGTGCTGGTGATGAGCTTCCCGGTCGATGCCATCAATCTGTTATTGACCAGCGCCCGGCAGGGCGCGCACGGGCAGGAGCGGGGCGAATATCAACTCTACGATATCAACTTCAGGCTGCTCACCAGCACGTTACCGACCGATGCGGTGGAAGGCACGTTTACGTCTAAAGAGCGCGCCTTGCTCGACGCGCAAATGGCACAGGATACCCTCGGCGGGCTGCGGCTTGGCTCGCGTTATGTCAGTTGGCAAAAGCTGAAACATTTTGGCGGCACGTTGCTGCGCATCCATACCCTGCGCGAAGGCATAACCGGGGATTTTGGCCGTATCAGCATTGTGATGGCGGTACTGTGGCTGCTGTTTATGGCGATGCTGGTCGTCGCCTGGGGCGTTATCCGCCGGATGGTCAAAAACATGTACAGCATGCAAAGCACTCTGCAATGGCAGGCGTGGTACGACCCGCTTACACGCCTGTGCAACCGTGGCGCACTGTTTGAACGAGCGAAAGCGCTGTCGCAACTCGCGCGGGCACAAAAACTGCCCTTTGCGGTTATTCAGGTCGATCTGGATCATTTCAAAAGCGTCAATGACCGCTTCGGCCACCAGGCCGGCGATCGGGTGTTATCGCATACTGCCGGGCTTATCTCTGGCACTCTCGGCGAGCAGGATGTGGCCGGACGCGTCGGTGGGGAGGAGTTTTGTATTTTGTTACCGGGCAGCACGCTGGAACAGGCAACCCAGATTGCCGAACACATTCGCCAGCGCATCGGTGGCAAAGAGATTTTGATCCACAAGCATACGACGATGCGTATCAGCGCCTCATTCGGCGTCAGCGATGCCTTTGGAGAGAACAATTACGATTTTGAACATCTGCAATCGGTCGCTGACCGCCGTTTATACCGGGCGAAAAACAACGGGCGCAATCAGGTTTGCGCCGCCGATGAAACCCCGAACAGATGA
- the yedA gene encoding drug/metabolite exporter YedA codes for MRFRQVLPLIGALFALYIIWGSTYFVIRIGVESWPPFMLAGTRFFCAGVVLTAVLLLTGHKLPPLRPLLNAALIGVLLLAVGNGFVTVAEHQNVPSGIAAVVVATVPLFTLCFSRFFGIATRKIEWLGIAIGLAGIVLLNSGGNLSGNPWGAGLILVGSLSWAFGSVYGSRIELPAGMMAGAIEMLAAGVVLLAASAISGEHLTAVPPLSGFFAVGYLALFGSIIAINAYMYLIRNVTPAVATSYAYVNPVVAVLLGTGFGGEHLSPIEWLALGVIIMAVVLVTLGKYLFPARPTVTPCEAEK; via the coding sequence ATGCGTTTCAGGCAAGTTTTACCGCTTATTGGTGCGCTGTTTGCGCTCTATATCATTTGGGGTTCCACGTACTTTGTTATTCGTATTGGCGTTGAAAGCTGGCCGCCGTTTATGCTGGCCGGCACGCGCTTTTTCTGCGCCGGAGTTGTACTGACGGCGGTGTTACTGCTCACCGGGCATAAACTGCCGCCGCTGCGACCGCTGCTAAATGCGGCGCTGATTGGTGTGCTGCTGCTGGCCGTCGGCAACGGTTTTGTCACCGTCGCTGAGCATCAAAATGTCCCTTCCGGCATTGCCGCCGTGGTCGTGGCGACCGTTCCCCTGTTTACCCTTTGCTTTAGCCGTTTCTTCGGCATCGCAACGCGAAAAATTGAGTGGCTGGGCATCGCCATTGGTCTGGCGGGCATTGTATTGCTCAATAGCGGCGGCAATTTGAGTGGAAACCCATGGGGCGCGGGACTGATTCTGGTGGGTTCACTAAGCTGGGCGTTTGGCTCGGTGTATGGTTCTCGCATTGAACTGCCTGCGGGCATGATGGCGGGCGCAATTGAGATGCTGGCTGCGGGGGTTGTGCTACTTGCGGCGTCCGCGATAAGCGGCGAGCACCTGACCGCCGTACCGCCGCTTTCTGGCTTCTTTGCGGTGGGTTACCTGGCGCTGTTCGGCTCGATTATCGCCATCAATGCTTATATGTATTTAATCCGCAACGTGACGCCCGCCGTGGCAACCAGCTACGCCTACGTCAACCCGGTGGTCGCCGTGCTGCTCGGCACCGGTTTTGGCGGCGAACATCTCTCGCCAATAGAGTGGCTGGCGCTGGGCGTGATTATTATGGCGGTGGTGCTGGTGACGCTGGGTAAATACCTCTTCCCGGCGCGCCCGACGGTTACGCCGTGCGAGGCGGAGAAGTAA
- the yodD gene encoding YodD family peroxide/acid resistance protein gives MKTAREYSETAKRDVQVDVDALLAAINEISESEVHRIDDDEGQRVSVDGREYHTWRELAEAFELDVHDFSITEANR, from the coding sequence ATGAAAACGGCGAGAGAGTATAGCGAAACGGCCAAGCGCGACGTGCAGGTAGACGTTGATGCCCTGCTGGCGGCCATTAACGAAATCAGCGAAAGCGAAGTTCACCGTATTGATGATGACGAAGGTCAGCGCGTAAGTGTTGATGGGCGTGAGTATCATACCTGGCGGGAACTGGCGGAAGCCTTTGAGCTGGATGTGCATGACTTTAGCATCACCGAGGCGAATCGCTAA